A single genomic interval of Chitinophaga sp. 180180018-3 harbors:
- a CDS encoding Rieske (2Fe-2S) protein, with protein sequence MERRDFVSNLGLTLALACTAGLAACSKGSSSNPAPAPPGGGNAKVTLNLNSDLTNVGDFKISNGVIVIRTGSGNTSADFSALSSTCTHQGCTVATYNNTTHLIECNAPCGHGSRYSTSGAVNTGPATVALTPYTIKVDGNVLTIS encoded by the coding sequence ATGGAAAGAAGAGATTTTGTTTCCAATCTTGGGTTAACATTGGCATTAGCCTGTACAGCAGGACTGGCGGCCTGCAGCAAAGGGAGTTCCTCCAACCCTGCTCCTGCTCCGCCTGGTGGCGGCAATGCCAAGGTTACACTGAACCTTAATTCAGACCTGACTAATGTCGGGGATTTCAAGATATCCAATGGCGTGATCGTCATCCGTACGGGCAGCGGCAATACGTCGGCCGATTTCTCTGCGCTTTCCAGTACGTGCACCCATCAGGGTTGCACCGTTGCTACTTACAACAACACAACTCATTTAATAGAATGTAATGCGCCCTGCGGCCATGGAAGCCGGTATAGCACCTCCGGCGCCGTTAACACCGGGCCTGCAACGGTGGCATTAACTCCCTATACAATAAAAGTGGATGGGAATGTGTTAACCATCAGTTAG
- a CDS encoding helical backbone metal receptor, which yields MIFTDQLNRQIILDKQPQRIVSLVPSQTELLYTLGLDAEVVGITKFCVHPLTWFREKTRVGGTKNIHADIIQQLQPDLIIANKEENLASEVEALMKDYPVWVSNIQTLEDAYEMIRGVGAITGRASGAEILVEKIAAGFSALMPVPDPMPAAYFIWRDPWMVAGGDTFIHQMMLRCGFRNVFGEQLRYPAIDLAQLAQSGCRRVLLSSEPYPFREKHIAAVQAILPDATIQLVDGEMFSWYGSRLLEAPAYFMSLQNK from the coding sequence ATGATTTTTACTGATCAGCTGAACAGGCAGATAATACTGGATAAACAGCCGCAACGTATCGTTTCGCTGGTGCCATCGCAGACCGAGCTGTTATACACGCTGGGGCTGGATGCAGAAGTCGTAGGCATTACTAAATTCTGCGTACATCCGTTAACGTGGTTTCGTGAGAAAACACGGGTGGGGGGCACCAAAAACATTCATGCGGATATTATACAGCAGCTGCAGCCGGATCTGATCATCGCCAATAAAGAAGAGAACCTGGCATCGGAAGTAGAAGCCCTGATGAAAGATTACCCGGTATGGGTCAGTAATATACAGACGCTGGAAGATGCCTACGAAATGATCCGGGGTGTGGGAGCAATCACCGGGCGGGCTTCCGGGGCAGAGATACTGGTAGAAAAAATTGCGGCAGGATTTTCTGCACTAATGCCAGTGCCAGATCCTATGCCTGCGGCCTATTTCATCTGGCGGGATCCCTGGATGGTGGCAGGTGGAGATACGTTTATACATCAGATGATGCTGCGCTGCGGTTTCAGGAATGTTTTTGGCGAACAGCTGCGGTATCCGGCCATAGACCTGGCACAGCTTGCCCAAAGCGGATGCCGCCGCGTGTTGTTATCTTCCGAACCCTACCCCTTCCGGGAAAAACATATAGCCGCAGTACAGGCCATATTACCAGATGCAACCATACAGCTGGTAGATGGCGAAATGTTTTCCTGGTATGGCAGCCGGTTGCTGGAGGCGCCTGCTTATTTTATGTCTCTCCAAAATAAATAA
- a CDS encoding pyridoxal-phosphate dependent enzyme, whose amino-acid sequence MYKENILETIGNTPMVKLHRVTATLPCQVLAKVEFFNPGNSIKDRMAVKMVDVAEQNGWLKPGGTIIEGTSGNTGMGLALTAIVRGYKCIFTTTDKQSKEKVDILKAVGAEVIVCPTNVEPEDPRSYYSVSKRLAKEIPNSFYVNQYDNLANRDAHYEQTGPEIWEQTGGKITHLVVATGTGGTVTGTGKYLKEKNPAIKVWAIDSYGSLLKKYFDTGVLDMNEVYPYITEGIGEDFVPENYDMKVIDKFEKVTDKDAAVMARRITKEEGIFVGYSAGSAIAGLLQLKAALKPSDVVVVIFHDHGSRYVGKIYNDQWMLERGFLDVKTVRDVVNGRKGQPLVTIGAGEKVSEAIARMRKYDIEHIPVEQNGTIAGSVSESGLFSRLIDDVHLKDASVQTVMQPPFPMVALDTPIEKLAVYINRENGAVLTKDESGHHHIITKYDIIQALGR is encoded by the coding sequence ATGTACAAGGAAAACATTCTTGAAACGATAGGAAACACCCCAATGGTAAAGTTGCACCGGGTCACTGCCACACTCCCCTGTCAGGTGCTTGCTAAAGTCGAGTTTTTTAACCCGGGTAACTCTATCAAAGACCGTATGGCCGTTAAAATGGTAGACGTTGCCGAGCAAAACGGATGGCTGAAGCCGGGCGGCACCATCATAGAAGGTACATCGGGCAACACCGGTATGGGGCTGGCGCTGACGGCCATCGTCAGGGGTTACAAGTGTATCTTTACCACTACCGACAAACAGTCTAAAGAGAAAGTGGACATACTCAAAGCCGTAGGTGCGGAAGTAATTGTATGCCCAACCAATGTGGAACCGGAAGATCCACGCTCCTACTACTCAGTATCGAAGCGCCTGGCTAAAGAAATACCCAATTCTTTTTATGTTAATCAGTACGATAATCTCGCCAACCGCGATGCGCACTATGAGCAAACAGGACCGGAAATCTGGGAACAGACGGGCGGAAAGATCACACACCTCGTAGTAGCCACCGGCACGGGCGGTACCGTTACCGGCACGGGCAAATACCTGAAAGAAAAGAATCCTGCCATCAAAGTGTGGGCGATCGATAGTTACGGTTCACTGCTGAAGAAGTATTTCGACACGGGTGTACTGGATATGAATGAAGTGTATCCTTATATCACAGAAGGTATCGGAGAAGATTTTGTGCCGGAGAACTATGATATGAAAGTGATCGACAAATTCGAAAAAGTGACCGACAAGGACGCAGCAGTGATGGCAAGAAGAATTACAAAGGAAGAAGGGATATTCGTTGGTTACTCCGCCGGATCGGCCATAGCAGGGCTATTGCAGTTGAAGGCAGCGCTGAAGCCATCGGATGTGGTAGTGGTAATCTTTCATGATCACGGCAGCCGCTATGTAGGCAAGATATACAACGACCAGTGGATGCTCGAGCGTGGTTTCCTGGATGTAAAAACCGTGAGAGATGTGGTAAATGGCCGCAAAGGCCAGCCCCTGGTCACTATCGGCGCAGGCGAAAAAGTAAGTGAGGCTATCGCCCGGATGAGAAAATATGATATCGAGCATATCCCGGTTGAACAGAACGGAACTATCGCGGGCTCGGTGTCTGAAAGCGGTTTATTCAGCCGCCTGATCGATGATGTACATCTGAAAGATGCCAGCGTACAAACCGTGATGCAGCCGCCTTTCCCGATGGTAGCTCTCGATACGCCCATAGAAAAGCTGGCCGTTTACATCAACAGGGAAAACGGCGCCGTGCTTACCAAAGATGAAAGCGGTCATCATCACATCATCACAAAATACGACATCATTCAGGCGTTGGGAAGATAA
- a CDS encoding RNA polymerase sigma-70 factor, which yields MSTRYTTELTDKDLFLRIQHADMKAFDLLYKKYWHPLFSFANKLLRSYDDAQDIVQTVFISVWERRETLTIRQSVESYLFQAVRFQSLKKLDLLLSSPEQIDRVKEELLPIFNDILNRMQEKDLFKQIQKEISGLSPRTQEIFLLSRQYKLSIAEISLKLGISEQTVKNQLHIALKALRHSIALILILYSN from the coding sequence ATGAGCACCAGATATACAACTGAATTGACTGATAAAGATCTCTTTCTTCGTATCCAGCATGCTGATATGAAGGCTTTCGATCTGTTGTATAAAAAATATTGGCATCCGTTATTCAGCTTTGCTAATAAATTACTCCGGTCTTATGATGATGCGCAGGATATTGTACAAACGGTATTTATTTCCGTCTGGGAGCGGCGCGAAACCCTTACTATACGGCAGTCCGTTGAAAGTTATCTTTTCCAGGCAGTGCGTTTCCAATCGCTTAAAAAACTGGACTTACTTTTAAGTTCCCCCGAGCAGATAGACAGAGTAAAGGAAGAATTACTGCCAATATTTAATGACATCCTGAATCGTATGCAGGAGAAGGATTTGTTTAAGCAGATACAAAAGGAAATATCCGGTCTTTCTCCCCGCACACAGGAAATATTTTTGCTGAGCAGGCAATATAAACTAAGTATTGCGGAGATCTCTTTAAAATTGGGAATCTCAGAACAAACCGTTAAAAACCAGCTCCATATTGCATTGAAAGCCCTGCGGCATAGCATTGCGCTGATCCTGATTCTCTACTCCAATTGA
- a CDS encoding FecR domain-containing protein yields the protein MNLQRLKSIVNNYLSGQSSTEDKAIVEQWFKEAREAADKDADLGQYEERKATALNNIKAVIGTGYTGRTNNSSQSRLRYLRWAAAACLVSVVCTGYLFRNELRDMITPPVIYTIATNQHQIREVLLPDSSVVVLNVNSQLRYPAKFTSSRKVELNGEAFFDIRKNPDTRFTVKASHLNVNVLGTSFVVSDAGSNESARVEVKTGRVQITIPGMQQQQLPVLLPSQQYTYAVQRREGKVDSNVTVDTEWTSQLLVFRNTPLRDVFSAIAESLQVKIVSRNNDINQRTFTGSFLKEDNIAEILKILTLSYGLKIKQTGNLIEVN from the coding sequence ATGAATCTGCAGAGGTTAAAAAGTATTGTAAATAATTACCTGTCCGGCCAATCTTCGACAGAAGATAAGGCCATCGTTGAGCAGTGGTTTAAAGAAGCCAGAGAGGCGGCTGATAAGGATGCCGACCTGGGACAATATGAGGAAAGAAAAGCGACTGCTTTAAATAATATTAAAGCCGTTATTGGGACCGGTTATACAGGGAGAACAAATAATTCTTCCCAAAGCAGGTTACGTTACCTGAGATGGGCCGCCGCAGCCTGCCTAGTGAGCGTCGTATGTACCGGGTATTTGTTCAGAAATGAACTGAGGGATATGATAACTCCACCTGTCATATATACCATTGCAACTAATCAGCATCAGATCAGGGAAGTGCTATTGCCCGACAGTTCTGTTGTTGTGCTGAATGTTAACAGCCAGCTTCGTTATCCCGCGAAATTTACCAGCAGCAGGAAGGTGGAGCTTAACGGCGAAGCTTTTTTTGATATCAGAAAGAACCCCGATACCAGGTTTACGGTGAAAGCATCGCATCTGAATGTGAATGTATTAGGAACTTCGTTTGTTGTGTCAGATGCAGGCTCCAATGAATCGGCCAGGGTAGAAGTTAAAACAGGGCGTGTGCAGATTACCATTCCTGGTATGCAGCAACAACAGCTTCCTGTACTGTTACCCAGCCAGCAATATACTTATGCAGTGCAACGCAGAGAAGGTAAAGTAGATAGTAATGTGACTGTCGATACTGAATGGACTTCACAATTGCTGGTATTCAGGAACACTCCGCTAAGGGATGTGTTTTCCGCCATAGCGGAAAGTTTGCAGGTGAAGATCGTTTCCCGCAATAATGACATTAATCAGCGAACGTTTACCGGTTCTTTTTTGAAAGAAGATAACATTGCGGAAATTCTCAAAATCCTTACCCTTTCTTACGGATTGAAAATAAAACAAACCGGTAATCTGATTGAGGTGAACTAA